In the Streptomyces sp. 3214.6 genome, CGGCTGCCGCCTGCACCCCCGCCCAGGTGGTCGCGGGCGGCGACTTCGAGAGCGGCGCCTCGGCGTGGACCCAGTCCTCGACCGGTGTGATCACCAGCCGCACCGGTCAGTCGGCGCACGGCGGCACCGCTTTCGCCTGGCTGGACGGAGTCGGCAGCACGCACACCGACACGCTCTCGCAGAGCGTCACGATCCCGTCCGGGTGCGCCACCGCCACCCTCACCTTCTGGCTGCACATCGACACGGCCGAGACGACCTCGTCCACCGCGTACGACAAGCTGACGGCGAAGATCGGCACGACGACGCTGGCCACGTACTCGAACCTCGACAAGAACACCGGCTACGTCCAGAAGTCGTTCGACGTGTCGGCCTTCGCGGGCCAGACCGTGAGCCTCGCCTTCACCGGAACCGAGGACTCCAGCCTCCAGTCGAGCTTCGTCCTCGACGACATCGCGCTCAACACCTCCGGCGACACCGCACCGCCGCCCGCCGACTCCACGCGCACCCCGGCCGCACCCTCGTACACCGTCAGTCTCACCAGCAACACGGCCGGCACGGTCTGGACCGGTCACGAGAGCGCGACCTTCACCAACGCCTCCGCCACCGCGCTGAGCGAGGTGTATCTGCGGCTGTGGGACAACTACCACGGCACCTGCACGTCGATGCCCATCGCGGTCAGCAACGTCACCGGCGGCACCGCGGGCGCCCTCTCCGTCGGCTGCACGGCCCTCCAGATCACCCTCGCCACGCCCCTCACCCAGGGGCAGAGCGCCACGATCGGCTTCGACCTGGGCATCACCGTGCCCAGCGGCGCCGACCGGTTCGGCTACGACGGGTCGTTCAGCTTCATCGGCAACGCGCTGCCCGTGCTGGCGGTGAAGGACGGGGCGGGCTGGCACCTGGACCCGTACACGAACAACGGCGAGTCGTTCTACTCCCTGGCCGCCGACTTCAAGGTGACCCTCGACCATCCGACCGCCCTGCTGGTCCCGGCCACCGGCGCCTCGGTCGACGCCGCCGGCTCCAGTGGGCGCACCATCACCACGGCAACCGCGTCCAAGGTGCGTGACTTCGCGTGGGCGGCGGGCCCGTTCAGCAAGATCTCCGGCACCTCG is a window encoding:
- a CDS encoding M1 family metallopeptidase, with translation MRPTPRKAISTSALVLAALAAVSLPATTVAAAPQTQQAPGAQQAARAQQAQQAPRSSQAPRAAGAAAACTPAQVVAGGDFESGASAWTQSSTGVITSRTGQSAHGGTAFAWLDGVGSTHTDTLSQSVTIPSGCATATLTFWLHIDTAETTSSTAYDKLTAKIGTTTLATYSNLDKNTGYVQKSFDVSAFAGQTVSLAFTGTEDSSLQSSFVLDDIALNTSGDTAPPPADSTRTPAAPSYTVSLTSNTAGTVWTGHESATFTNASATALSEVYLRLWDNYHGTCTSMPIAVSNVTGGTAGALSVGCTALQITLATPLTQGQSATIGFDLGITVPSGADRFGYDGSFSFIGNALPVLAVKDGAGWHLDPYTNNGESFYSLAADFKVTLDHPTALLVPATGASVDAAGSSGRTITTATASKVRDFAWAAGPFSKISGTSTAGTPINVYSVSGISSANAQSMLTTAKSAVDAHAARFGAYPYGELDAVIDNNFWFGGMEYPGFVLDLVSTTALTHEIGHQWWYGIVGDDEYNSPWLDESFTDYATDLALGKTGSGCWSSVSWASSAEKITNSMAYWDAHSSRYSTVVYGYGKCALHDLRRLIGDTAMANLLKAYATSHWYGVSTTAEFKAAAQATTATDLTSFWTTHRIEG